AAGTTGCCCTGACCGTCGACAAGCGGGTAGCGAACGTTGAAATCCTGCGCCAGACGCGCCATCGCATCATAGATCGCCGCGTCGCCGTGGGGGTGGAAATCCCCCATGGTGTCGCCGGAAATCTTCGCCGATTTCAGAAAGCCTCCAGTCGAATTCAACCGCAACCGGTTCATCGCATAAAGAATGCGCCGATGCACCGGCTTCAGCCCGTCACGCGCATCGGGCAGCGCCCGGTGCATGATCGTGCTCAGCGCATAGGTCAGGTAACGCTCGCCAATAGCGCGGCGCAGCGGTTCCAGCACTTCGCCGTTCTGCGGCGCGGAGGGGAGGTCGGGGTCTTCTACCAAGTCACTCATTCCGTGGTAATACTGCCCCCATGTGCCGCGGTAAAGCGGCGCGTTGTCCTCCCCCGGCCCGGATTTTCCCCCTTGGCACCACTTGGGGGAGAAGAAATCGGACTCTCCCCTGTGTTTACGATCCTTTTTCACCTAGGCTTAAACCCGCACAGCCTAATGTTCTGGCGTCAGTGCCACAGGGTCGAACAGCAGGATTCGGCCGCCACCGCCCACGAACGATGCCGCAGGGGCATCTGCCTCGGGCTGTCGTTAAATATTGCTATTTTCCGGGGGACCACGCCATGTCGCGCTTTGTTCTGGCGTCTTTTGCCTTCCTTGGCTGGGGGTTCTATGAGCTCAGCGGCGGGGCGGATTTTACGCCGCCGCAACGGCCTGTGGTGGAAAAGAGCGCGGCCACGGACCCCACAGACAGCCCGGCCAAACTCGCAACACCCCGCAATGAAATAACCGTCACCGCAAGCTCTCTGGTGACCCGGACCTCTCTTGATCAGCGACATAAGGCCCTGGCGCAGGCACGTGCCGCTGGCCAGCAGAGCCTATCCCCCAATTTATCCCCCAATCAGGGCGCCCAAGAGACCGAGACCGCCGCTGCCAAGGATGGCACAGCCGCGTCCAGCGCCACCTCCCCCCGCGAGACCGCCAGCCCCCCGGGCACCACACCATCCGTTACATCCCGGACCTCTGCGGCGCGGGTGATCTCCGCCGGGCTGGACACCGGGGGAATGCAACTTGCCTCGCTTGAAGAGGGCCTTGGCGGCGGGATGCAACTCGGCTTGCAAGGTCTGGGCACAACTCAGGCGCCACTGGCGGCCGCCACCAACCACCCCCCGACGACAGGCACGGCTTTGCTTGCCCCTGGGCTGACGGAAGACCCCAAAACGGACAAACGCAGCATCCGGGCCGCGCGGGTCAATATGCGGCAGGGGCCGGGCACCGCCTATCCGATCATCACCCGCCTGCTGGCCGGGGACGAAGTGATCGTGATCGGGGACAGCGGCACCGGCTGGCTGCATCTGCGCACCCCGGACAATGAACATTTTGGCTGGATCGCCGCTTCACTGGTCAGTCAAAAGGCCCCATAACTGCGCTGGCGCGGGTATCCCCCGCGCAGATGCAATGGGGGCAATATGCAAAAAACCATCCTGATTACGGGCAGTTCTTCGGGCATCGGACTGGATGCGGCCCGCGGCATGCGGGATCGTGGCTGGCGGGTCTTTGCCTCCTGCCGCCAGCAGCAAGACTGCGACCGGATGCGCGATGAAGGCTTCGACAGTCCGCTGATCGACTACACCCGGCCAGACACCATCACGGACGGACTGAAGCAAGTGCTGACCGCAACCGGCGGGGGCCTTGATGTGCTGTTCAACAACGGCGCACACGGGCTGCCCGGCGCAGTCGAGGATCTGCCGACTGAGGCGTTGCGTGACATCTTCGAAAGCAATTTCTTCGGCTGGCACGAGCTGACACGTCAGGTGCTGCCGGTGATGCGGGCGCAGGGCCATGGGCGCATCGTGCAGAACTCGTCCATTCTGGGTCTGGTGACCTTCCCGTGGCGAGGCGCCTATGTGGCAACCAAATACGCCATCGAAGGGCTGACGGATACGCTCCGGATCGAACTAACGGACACCAACATCCATGTGATCCTGATCGAACCCGGCCCGGTGACATCGAAGATTCGCGAAAACTCTATCCCGCATTTCGAACGCTACGTGGATTGGCGCGCCTCACCCCTGCGCGCCCGTTATGAGGAGAGCCTGCTAAAGCGGCTTTACGAAAGCAAAGGCCCCGACCGGTTCGAACTCCCAGCCTCGGCGGTGACGGCGAAACTGATCCATGCCTGCGAGTCGCCTCGCCCCCGCCCGCGCTATTACGTAACCACGCCGACCCATATCGCGGGCTTCCTGCGCCGGATTTTGCCAACCCGGTCAATTGACCGCATCCTGGCGCGGCTTAGATAGCGGATTCGCGGTCGCCATCCGCCCATGCAGGCGATAGACCGGGGCAACGCAAATGCGAAGGAGCAAGAGCAATGGGTGATCCGCTCTATATTCTGGCCATCCTGGCCATGGCGGCCGTGGTGATCGTTTTGGTGATCGGGCTTGGTGGCTTTGGTAAAGGCGGCGCCTTCAACCACAAGTATGGCAACAAGATGATGCGCCTCCGGCTACTGTTCCAGTTCATTGCCGTTGTACTGGTGGCCGCCTATGTCTACCTGCGCAATCAGGGAGGATAAGAAATCATGGTTGTTCTGAACAAGATTTACACCCGCACCGGTGACAAGGGCGATACGGCTCTGGGCAATGGTGACCGGGTTGCCAAACATTCGGCCCGGGTCACCGCCTATGGCACCTCGGACGAGTTGAACGCTTTTGTCGGCGTTGCCCGTCTTGAGGCCTCAGGTGAAATGGATGCCGCCCTTACCCGCATCCAGAATGACCTTTTCGATCTGGGGGCCGACCTTTGCCGCCCGGAAATGGA
This genomic stretch from Phaeobacter gallaeciensis harbors:
- a CDS encoding SH3 domain-containing protein, with the protein product MSRFVLASFAFLGWGFYELSGGADFTPPQRPVVEKSAATDPTDSPAKLATPRNEITVTASSLVTRTSLDQRHKALAQARAAGQQSLSPNLSPNQGAQETETAAAKDGTAASSATSPRETASPPGTTPSVTSRTSAARVISAGLDTGGMQLASLEEGLGGGMQLGLQGLGTTQAPLAAATNHPPTTGTALLAPGLTEDPKTDKRSIRAARVNMRQGPGTAYPIITRLLAGDEVIVIGDSGTGWLHLRTPDNEHFGWIAASLVSQKAP
- a CDS encoding SDR family NAD(P)-dependent oxidoreductase, giving the protein MQKTILITGSSSGIGLDAARGMRDRGWRVFASCRQQQDCDRMRDEGFDSPLIDYTRPDTITDGLKQVLTATGGGLDVLFNNGAHGLPGAVEDLPTEALRDIFESNFFGWHELTRQVLPVMRAQGHGRIVQNSSILGLVTFPWRGAYVATKYAIEGLTDTLRIELTDTNIHVILIEPGPVTSKIRENSIPHFERYVDWRASPLRARYEESLLKRLYESKGPDRFELPASAVTAKLIHACESPRPRPRYYVTTPTHIAGFLRRILPTRSIDRILARLR
- a CDS encoding twin transmembrane helix small protein, giving the protein MGDPLYILAILAMAAVVIVLVIGLGGFGKGGAFNHKYGNKMMRLRLLFQFIAVVLVAAYVYLRNQGG